The genomic DNA CTCCACGCCCTGTTGGCGGAGCCGGTCGGCGCTGGCGTCGCCGCGGGCCAGGCCCAACACCTCATGTCCCGCTCCCAGCAGTTCCTGCACGACCGCTGACCCGATCCATCCTGTAGCCCCTGTCACGAAAACTCGCATGTTCTGTGCTCCTCTCAACGTGGGGACGGCGTTCCCCGTCCTGCCGGGTCAGGATAGGCGGCGGCTTTCGGACGGTCCATGCGTTAGAGTCCGCATTATGTTTGTGATCGTCCGGGAGCAGTGTGGACCCGCTGTCTGAGGTCTTGGCCCTGCTGAAGCCAGAGCAGTATCTGGCCCGGGGCTTCGAGGTCCGCGGTGACTGGTGTATCCAGTTTCCCGCGCACGGAGGCATCAAGTGTTACGCCGTCCTGCGCGGGAGCTGCTGGCTGGCGGTGGACGGGGTGCCGGAGGCGGTGCGGTTGGGGGCGGGCGACTGCTTCCTGCTGCCGGGCGGGCGGCCCTTTCGGCTGGCGAGCGACTTGGCGTTGCCCGCCGTGGAGGTCGAGGTCCACAAGGCGCGGAAGGCGGAGCGCGGCTCGGTTATGTCGGGGAGCAATGAGGTAGCGATGGTCGGCAGTTATTTCGCCCTGTCAGGGCCGCAGGGGCGTCTGCTGCTGGACGCGCTGCCCCCCATCGTGTATCTGGAGCAGGCGTCCGAACAGGCCGCGCTCCGCTGGTGTATCGAACGGATGGAGCAGGAACTGCGCGAGGGGCTACCCGGTGGCTCCCTGCTGGCCGAACACCTCGCACATATGATGCTGCTCCAGGCGCTGCGGCTGCACCTCAGCCGGGCTGGGCCGGGCGGGGTCGGCTGGCTCTCTGCCCTGGCGGACCGCAAGATGAGTGCCGCCATCGGGGTCATGCACGCCGACCCCGCCCACCGCTGGACAGTGGGGGAACTGGCCGGACGGGTGGGCCTCTCGCGCTCGACCTTTGCCGAGCGCTTCAAGACCACGGTGGGCGAGGCGCCGCTCTCGTACCTGACGCGCTGGCGGATGCTGCTGGCCGCCGACCGACTCACCACGGGTGGTGAGCCAGTCTCGCGGATTGCGCTGTCGCTCGGCTACGATTCAGAGGGTGCGTTCAGCACGGCCTTCAAGCGGGTGATGGGGTGCGCACCGCGCCGGTACGGGCGCGAGCAGGAACCGCAGGACAGGGGCGGAGGGCACGCCGCCGTGCGGCACGTTGCTCGGTCCGGGGCATGACCAGGGGTGTCAAATTAAGGCAAAGCTGTTGTGAGATCAACAAGACGGGGTGAGGAGTGGGAAAAGCGCGGCTGGGCCGCGCTTTTCTCCTTAACGTACTAAAATTTCTGCATCTTGTCCTCTCCCCCTCATGGTCAACCCAGAAGGAGCAGACGTTCTCAACTTCTGCCTTTAAGATGACGGCTATGCCTTACACGACGCTGAGCGAACAGATGAAGAACCTTTCGAACCCGCAACGGAGCGACGCTTTTGTCAAGCAACTGCGGGAAGCAGTACGAAACGGCGAGTTCGAGGCGGCACAATTGCCCCAGCGGGTGACGCTTCCCAAGACGTTTCGCAAGCGTGGAAGCGATGAAACCGCGACCCGGGAGACGCGGGAGATGGTCATTGAGCTGACGCCTGAGTACGAGGCTTGGTTCGAACGGGTCAATGGCGAACTGGCGGCCAGTCCGGCGCGCGGCGCGAAGGTGAGGCCCAGCGTGGAGGCCATCGAGTCGGGGCAACTGGATTTCAGGGCCCTGGCTGAGGAAACCCGCCGCCGGATGCAGTCGAGTTTCGAGAAGGGGCAGACGCTCGGGAAGTCGCGGGCCCAGAGCCGGGGCACTGCCCAGGCCAAACCCAGACGCGGACGTACCTCCAAGAAGTGAGTGATCGATGGGGGAACCGGCGCCTGCTGGTTTCCCCTTGCAGGGCCAGGTGCAGATGCGGCGAAAAGCCTCTGGCGGTCCTTGCGGCGCCAGGGGCGACCCTCCGACTTCACCTGATCGGTTGTTGTGGGACAGCCCCACCGTACTTGGGAAAGATCAAGACGGTGTGCAGGTGAGTTCAAGGTGGAACTTACGGGCTTGCGTCCTCCCTGCGCCCGCCTACCCCGTCAAACTCGTTTCCGTCGAGCCCTGGACGGAGGCCTAGGCACAAGGACGCGAGGCGCTCGAAAAGCGCCTCGCGTCCAGTGGTCGGCGGGGCCCCGTCTGCCGGAACCTCTGGTGACCCGGTGCCAGTTCTTCCCTTTCGCTATTCCAGCGTCTGCCGCAGGAGGCGCGCGTCTCCGCCGACGAAGAGCAGACCGTCCAGTCCCCTGACCCCGTACTGGGCCTCCGGCTGCCAGCACACCGGCCGTCCCCCCGTCTCCCGCGCCTGGTGGTGGAGCTGCTTCTGGACCCCCGCCTTCTCGTCCCGCCCCAGGTACAGCACCCCGTCGTGCAGGCTCGGCTCCCCCCGGTGGCTTTTGACGTCCACGCTGAAGAGCTGCCCGTCCGGTCGAGTGAGCAAGGCGTCCACGTCCCCCCCCGTACGCATCATCAACCCCTTGCGAATCCGCCAGCCCGCGAACACCCCGTCGAGCTGTCCCAACGCCTGCGCTTCCACCTGCCGTCCCCGCTGCCTCGCGGCGTTCTCCCCGGCCAGCGCCTCATCCCAGAAAGCCACCTGCTCGGCGAGCTGTGGCAGCCCCCCGGAGAACACCACCTCGTCCTCCTGCATGAGGGGCGCGCCGCCGCCCTGCCCCACGTGCAGGACCCGGGCGTCCTCGTGACGGGCGGCTTGAAGCTGCTCTGGCATCGAGACCCACTGCCCTGGTGTGACGGTCTGCCCCGGCGCGAGGGGATACAGGTGATAGGTGGCTCCCTGGGGACTGCCCAGCCGCACGCCGCCAGTCGGCAGGGAGGTGTAGGTGTACCCACCGCCGAGGCGGGGACCCAACCCACTCTGGAAAGTCCGCAGGCGGTCCTGAGCCAGCAACACCGGGCCAACGGTGCGGCGGTGACGTTGCCAGCCCTGCCAGCCGCGCCAGGCAATCCATAGCCAGAGCAACAGCCACATGAACTGCCCCAGGCGATAGCCGAGGAAGTCAGCCGTGTCGCTGGGCGGCGAGCGGAACAGCCCGATGGGGAAGAACAGGATCAGCAGCGCGATCACCACGAGGTCGCGGAAGCGCAACAGGCGAGGGGTGGGCATCGGGAACCTCGGGGAGGACGGGAGGGGTCGCACAGGGGGGGGGAGCTTTCCCCATGACGTTTTGGGGCGGGCCGAACCAGGCGCGCTGTGATCTAGAGGCGCTGGACTTCCTGGGTCAGGACGTAATCCCGGTTGAAGGCCAGGAAAGTGCCGTCCTTGTCGAGGGGCAGGCGGGTGAGCATCAGGGCCTGGATCTGGGCCACCAGCTTGACCAGGCGCAGATGGCGCCAGGACTCGGGCTCGCGTCGGGAGGTGAGTTGCCCGGCGAGGGTCCGGAACGAGGGGTCGTGGGTGGCGAGGTAGATCACGACGTTGCTCAGCTCCTGGACCAGGACGATGCCGCCGGGGCCATGGGGGGAGTACAGCAGCCCGATCAGCGGGTGCGGACCGGTGTGCAGCAGGAAGGTCGGCGTCTGGCCCCGGTCGAGCTGGGCCTGGGTGTCGGCCAGGAGGTGCCCGACGAGCACGGGGACGAGGCGTGCGTAGGTGGGACGGTCCTCCGGATAGATGAACGCCGGGAGTTCTTGAAGGAGGGTGGCGGCCGTGAAGTCGATCTGGCGTTGGAGGTCAGCCAGGGTGAGCGTCGAGGCCGGGCTCACAGGAGCAGGCCCTTCGAGGTCCGAATGGCTGCAACGAGGTGATCGGAGTCATGCGCGGAGAGAGGGTATGGGACGGTGAACACGCACGAACCTCCTGGCCTCTCACGAGACGGAGCAAGCTCAGCCTGTGCAAACGCGGTCACGGGGCGTTGCCCGGGAAACGAAGTGGGGTGGAGGGGCCCGGCGGGCAGCATCCAGACCTACCAGCTCAAATGCCCGCGAGCCTCGGCCCTCCTGACTGCGGCCTCCAGCGCCCGTTTTCGCCGGAGCATCGCGGCCGTGCGCGGGAACGTCGGCTGTTCCTGGGCCATCCACGTGAGCTGCCCGGGCAGTTCTCCCAAGACGAGAGAGACAGTCGCCCGGATCTTCTGTTGCCTGGGGTCCGTGTGGGTCAGGGGCATGGCGGGAGGCCCTTCCTGCGCGCGCGGCACTCACGC from Deinococcus planocerae includes the following:
- a CDS encoding AraC family transcriptional regulator, producing MDPLSEVLALLKPEQYLARGFEVRGDWCIQFPAHGGIKCYAVLRGSCWLAVDGVPEAVRLGAGDCFLLPGGRPFRLASDLALPAVEVEVHKARKAERGSVMSGSNEVAMVGSYFALSGPQGRLLLDALPPIVYLEQASEQAALRWCIERMEQELREGLPGGSLLAEHLAHMMLLQALRLHLSRAGPGGVGWLSALADRKMSAAIGVMHADPAHRWTVGELAGRVGLSRSTFAERFKTTVGEAPLSYLTRWRMLLAADRLTTGGEPVSRIALSLGYDSEGAFSTAFKRVMGCAPRRYGREQEPQDRGGGHAAVRHVARSGA